A single genomic interval of Solimonas sp. K1W22B-7 harbors:
- a CDS encoding chemotaxis protein CheA: MSSGVDDDIRRDFLQEAGELVQRLSEQLIELEKSPGDPELLNAVFRAFHTVKGGAGFLELQPLVELCHVTEDVCNGLRSGQARLDSTMMDCLLQSLDQVQLMLDCVAKDQAPRAAPEDLLDALRTLAACAAAPKLEALAVVAAPAAASDTITDDEFEALLDQLQGKAPAAPVAALAIENPSPACGRGEGERVSVNAEVMATASSTAPSPPAPLPQAGEGSKAAPAETQVRVDTQKLDRMMNLVGELVLVRNRLKSLQQRSASDPVSRAVAELDFITRALQGAVMQIRMQPIKRVFSRFPKLARDVARGLGKQIEVELQGEDTDLDKNLVEALADPLVHMVRNSVDHGIELPETRLRAGKPAAGRLTLAAQQQGDHILITVRDDGAGIDPERLRQKALQKGLVDPAAAAQMTPEECLDLIFLPGFSTKEQISDLSGRGVGMDVVRSRIRELNGHVTIDSKVGQGTCFRIRVPLTLAILSALMIHAGGRRYALPLGPVRDVFVLDDSRVRKLDRWDVVMLRNEPLRLVYLDPWLQSAASDQPRHVAVAHVDEERYGFVVSEVRGREEIVIKPLGASLRGLTGVAGATVMPDGQVALILDFGGLVQAYRQSLAAPRPSTLENEHG; encoded by the coding sequence ATGAGCTCAGGCGTCGACGACGACATCAGGCGCGATTTCCTGCAGGAGGCGGGGGAGCTGGTCCAGCGCCTGTCCGAGCAGCTGATCGAGCTGGAGAAGTCCCCTGGCGATCCGGAACTGCTCAATGCCGTGTTCCGCGCCTTCCACACGGTGAAGGGCGGTGCCGGCTTCCTCGAACTGCAGCCGCTGGTCGAGCTGTGCCACGTCACCGAGGACGTCTGCAACGGCCTGCGCAGCGGTCAGGCCAGGCTCGACAGCACCATGATGGACTGCCTGCTGCAGTCGCTGGACCAGGTGCAGCTGATGCTGGACTGCGTGGCCAAGGACCAGGCGCCCAGGGCCGCACCCGAGGATCTGCTGGACGCGCTGCGCACGCTGGCCGCCTGCGCCGCGGCGCCGAAGCTGGAAGCGCTTGCCGTGGTTGCCGCGCCGGCCGCCGCCAGCGACACCATTACCGACGATGAATTCGAAGCGCTGCTGGACCAGTTGCAGGGCAAGGCGCCTGCGGCTCCGGTGGCTGCGCTTGCCATTGAGAACCCCTCTCCCGCTTGCGGGAGAGGGGAGGGGGAGAGGGTTTCTGTAAATGCTGAGGTCATGGCCACAGCAAGTTCTACAGCACCCTCTCCCCCCGCCCCTCTCCCGCAAGCGGGAGAGGGGAGCAAAGCCGCACCCGCCGAGACCCAGGTCCGCGTCGATACCCAGAAGCTCGATCGCATGATGAACCTGGTCGGCGAACTGGTGCTGGTGCGCAACCGCCTCAAGTCGCTGCAGCAGCGCTCCGCCTCCGACCCGGTGTCGCGCGCGGTGGCCGAGCTGGACTTCATCACCCGTGCCCTGCAGGGCGCGGTCATGCAGATCCGCATGCAGCCGATCAAGCGCGTGTTCTCGCGCTTCCCCAAGCTGGCGCGCGACGTCGCCCGCGGCCTGGGCAAGCAGATCGAGGTGGAGCTGCAGGGCGAGGACACCGACCTGGACAAGAACCTGGTCGAGGCCCTGGCCGATCCCTTGGTGCACATGGTGCGCAACAGCGTGGACCATGGCATCGAGCTGCCGGAGACGCGCCTGCGCGCCGGCAAGCCCGCCGCCGGCCGCCTGACCCTGGCGGCGCAGCAGCAGGGCGACCACATCCTGATCACCGTGCGCGACGACGGCGCCGGCATCGATCCCGAGCGCCTGCGCCAGAAGGCGCTGCAGAAGGGCCTGGTCGATCCGGCCGCCGCGGCGCAGATGACGCCCGAGGAATGCCTGGACCTGATCTTCCTGCCGGGTTTCTCGACCAAGGAACAGATTTCCGACCTGTCCGGCCGCGGTGTCGGCATGGACGTGGTGCGCTCGCGCATCCGCGAGCTCAACGGCCACGTCACGATCGACTCCAAGGTGGGGCAGGGGACCTGCTTCCGCATCCGCGTGCCGCTGACGCTGGCGATCCTGTCGGCGCTGATGATCCATGCCGGCGGGCGCCGCTACGCGCTGCCGCTGGGTCCGGTGCGCGACGTCTTCGTGCTCGACGACAGCCGCGTGCGCAAGCTCGACCGCTGGGACGTGGTGATGCTGCGCAACGAACCGCTGCGCCTGGTCTACCTCGATCCCTGGCTGCAGTCCGCCGCCAGCGACCAGCCGCGCCATGTCGCGGTGGCCCACGTCGACGAGGAACGCTACGGCTTCGTGGTCAGCGAGGTGCGCGGCCGCGAGGAAATCGTCATCAAGCCGCTGGGCGCCTCGCTGCGCGGCCTCACCGGCGTCGCCGGTGCCACCGTGATGCCCGACGGCCAGGTGGCCCTGATCCTGGATTTTGGCGGCCTGGTACAGGCCTATCGTCAATCGCTGGCCGCCCCACGGCCGTCAACTTTGGAAAACGAGCATGGATAA
- a CDS encoding flagellar motor protein → MDKLSAAGVVLAFVALIGGSILKGSGVSSLIGSAAFVIVILGTLASILLQTPGAVFKHSMKIVKWVFKPPQQDPEALIARIVEWSGIARKQGLLALEGVVEGESDAFIKKGLQMLVDGAEPDAIRNILEVEMSSKEHFDTQGAKVFEGMGIYAPTLGIIGAVMGLMAVMKNLADPSKLGHGIAAAFIATIYGIASANLFFLPMASKLKSVIADQTRVREMIIEGLISISQGENPRNIESKLKGYLH, encoded by the coding sequence ATGGATAAGCTCTCAGCCGCAGGTGTGGTCCTGGCCTTCGTTGCCCTCATCGGCGGAAGCATCCTCAAGGGCAGCGGCGTCTCCTCGCTGATCGGCTCCGCCGCCTTCGTCATCGTCATCCTCGGCACGCTTGCCTCGATCCTGCTGCAGACGCCGGGAGCGGTGTTCAAGCACTCGATGAAGATCGTCAAGTGGGTGTTCAAGCCGCCGCAGCAGGACCCGGAAGCGCTGATCGCCCGCATCGTCGAGTGGAGCGGCATCGCCCGCAAGCAGGGCCTGCTGGCACTGGAGGGCGTGGTCGAGGGCGAGTCCGACGCCTTCATCAAGAAGGGCCTGCAGATGCTGGTGGACGGTGCCGAGCCCGACGCCATCCGCAACATCCTGGAAGTGGAGATGTCGAGCAAGGAGCATTTCGACACCCAGGGCGCCAAGGTCTTCGAGGGCATGGGCATCTACGCACCCACGCTGGGCATCATCGGCGCGGTCATGGGCCTGATGGCGGTGATGAAGAACCTGGCCGACCCGAGCAAACTCGGCCACGGCATCGCGGCGGCCTTCATCGCCACGATCTACGGCATCGCCTCGGCCAACCTGTTCTTCCTGCCGATGGCCTCCAAGCTCAAGTCGGTGATCGCCGACCAGACGCGCGTGCGCGAGATGATCATCGAAGGCCTGATCTCGATTTCGCAGGGTGAAAACCCGCGCAACATCGAGAGCAAGCTCAAGGGCTACCTGCACTGA
- the motD gene encoding flagellar motor protein MotD yields MARKHKHEEHLNHEAWAIPYGDLVTLLLALFVVMYAVSSVNEGKYRVLADAMSEAFGGPPRSMKPIQMGTQQRGEDQTQQIRLMQPRGTEKKTSVGGEDPALQNRFVHPPVVSGGAGEKQAREHLQRMAEAVEQALGDLISRDLVVVKRTDFWLEIEIRTDILFSSGSASVAETAWPVMSRLASILRPFDNTLRIEGHTDNVPISTATFPSNWELSAARAASVVHLFMREGVDPGRMTVAGFGEYHPAGDNATNEGRNHNRRVVIVVLADSQKPAPDLGGEAALRKTSTNTNTRTVVVPEGTLERLRQGTGA; encoded by the coding sequence ATGGCCCGCAAGCACAAACACGAGGAGCATCTCAACCATGAAGCCTGGGCCATTCCCTACGGCGACCTGGTGACGCTGCTGCTGGCGCTGTTCGTGGTGATGTATGCCGTGTCCTCGGTCAACGAGGGCAAGTACCGCGTGCTGGCCGATGCGATGAGCGAGGCCTTCGGCGGGCCGCCGCGCTCGATGAAGCCGATCCAGATGGGCACGCAGCAGCGCGGCGAGGACCAGACCCAGCAGATCCGCCTGATGCAGCCGCGCGGTACCGAGAAGAAGACCTCCGTCGGCGGCGAGGACCCGGCCCTGCAGAACCGTTTCGTGCATCCTCCGGTGGTCAGCGGCGGCGCGGGCGAGAAGCAGGCGCGCGAGCACCTGCAGCGCATGGCCGAGGCGGTGGAGCAGGCCCTGGGCGACCTGATCAGCCGCGACCTGGTGGTGGTCAAGCGCACCGACTTCTGGCTGGAAATCGAAATCCGCACCGACATCCTGTTCTCCAGCGGCTCGGCCTCGGTGGCGGAGACGGCCTGGCCGGTGATGTCGCGCCTGGCCAGCATCCTGCGGCCCTTCGACAACACGCTGCGCATCGAGGGCCATACCGACAATGTGCCGATCAGCACCGCGACCTTTCCTTCCAACTGGGAACTGTCGGCAGCCCGCGCCGCCAGCGTCGTGCACCTGTTCATGCGCGAGGGCGTGGACCCCGGCCGCATGACCGTGGCCGGTTTCGGGGAGTACCACCCGGCGGGCGACAACGCCACCAACGAAGGGCGCAACCACAATCGCCGCGTCGTCATCGTGGTGCTGGCCGACAGCCAGAAGCCGGCGCCCGACCTGGGCGGTGAAGCCGCCCTGCGCAAGACCAGTACCAACACCAATACCCGTACCGTAGTGGTGCCGGAAGGCACGCTGGAGCGGCTCAGACAGGGGACCGGCGCATGA
- a CDS encoding chemotaxis protein CheW, producing MSGARRDDQSLSRWVCFELAGQLYGLPISGVQEVLADISIEPVPGTTPLVLGVINLRGNVVTVLDLRRHFGFPAVQDAQTRIIVVDHGSEALGLCVDRVADVRKLAEGAIKPAPAAGGGAAEAGIRGMVSRSGELLTLLDPARLLAELPLLV from the coding sequence ATGAGCGGTGCAAGACGCGACGACCAGTCCCTGAGCCGCTGGGTCTGCTTCGAACTGGCGGGGCAGCTCTACGGCCTGCCGATCTCCGGCGTGCAGGAAGTGCTGGCCGACATCAGCATCGAGCCGGTGCCCGGCACCACGCCGCTGGTGCTGGGCGTGATCAACCTGCGTGGCAATGTCGTCACCGTGCTGGACCTGCGCCGGCATTTCGGCTTTCCCGCCGTGCAGGACGCCCAGACCCGCATCATCGTGGTCGATCACGGCAGCGAGGCCCTGGGCCTGTGCGTGGACCGCGTGGCCGACGTGCGCAAGCTCGCCGAGGGTGCCATCAAGCCGGCGCCGGCCGCCGGCGGCGGCGCGGCCGAGGCTGGCATCCGCGGCATGGTGTCGCGCTCCGGCGAACTGTTGACGCTGCTGGACCCGGCCCGCCTGCTGGCCGAGTTGCCGCTGCTGGTCTGA
- a CDS encoding STAS domain-containing protein: MSDSSPAPAAVSLPADLGIDVAGALYRDLLARVDHPGLVTLDAQDVARIHTAALQLFCMFCQDRRAAGRETQWHQPTEALRSAAALLGVTTLLQLARQDA, translated from the coding sequence ATGTCCGATTCAAGCCCCGCTCCCGCCGCTGTTTCCCTGCCTGCCGACCTCGGCATCGATGTTGCCGGCGCCCTCTACCGCGACCTGCTGGCCCGCGTCGACCATCCTGGCCTGGTGACCCTGGACGCCCAGGACGTCGCCCGCATCCACACGGCCGCGCTGCAGCTGTTCTGCATGTTCTGCCAGGACCGCCGCGCCGCCGGCCGCGAAACCCAATGGCACCAGCCCACCGAGGCGCTGCGCAGCGCCGCGGCCCTGCTGGGTGTCACCACGCTGCTGCAGCTCGCGAGGCAGGACGCATGA
- a CDS encoding response regulator has protein sequence MSRILAVDDSTSMRQMVSFTLKSAGYDVAEAADGLAALELAQKEKFSLVLADVNMPNMDGLSLVRALRGLPDYRFTPLLMLTTESTPEKKQEGKAAGATGWLVKPFNPEQLVATIQRVLS, from the coding sequence ATGAGTCGCATCCTCGCCGTCGACGACTCGACCTCGATGCGGCAGATGGTCAGCTTCACGCTGAAATCTGCCGGCTATGACGTGGCGGAGGCCGCCGACGGCCTCGCCGCGCTGGAACTGGCGCAGAAGGAGAAGTTCTCGCTGGTGCTGGCCGACGTCAACATGCCGAACATGGACGGCCTGTCGCTGGTGCGCGCATTGCGCGGCCTGCCGGACTACCGGTTCACGCCGCTGCTGATGCTGACCACCGAGTCCACCCCGGAGAAGAAGCAGGAAGGCAAGGCCGCCGGCGCCACCGGCTGGCTGGTCAAGCCCTTCAATCCGGAACAGCTCGTCGCCACGATCCAGCGCGTGCTCAGCTGA
- a CDS encoding chemotaxis protein CheA has protein sequence MSNIDLSRFHQTFFEESREGLDAMESALLRLDVGQADAETINLIFRAAHSIKGGAGTFGFTAVAGFTHLLETLLERVRSGQRQVSQADVDLLLRSVDVTRAMLRAADGGDAVDLDAVARVSAELEQALELRSTVAAVAPAAVAAAAPGWSIRFLPKSEIFASGNDPLRILRELDRLGEACIACDSVALPPLAQALPERCYLSWTVELRGGCDEAAIREVFAWVEDECELHIQALAVPQDEVAPASSAKAEKPVLRVVEGGREPMQERRSGESGSIRVGTDKIDALINLVGELVITQAMLQQTATSLDPVLNEKLLQGLSLLDRNTRMLQEAVMSTRMLPVDAVFSRFPRMVRDLAAKLGKQIRLETVGEGTELDKGVIERIADPLTHLVRNSLDHGLEGTGQRIAAGKDPTGTITLRAAHQGGHIVIEVRDDGRGLDRERILSKALERGLAVPPNPSDADVWQLIFAPGFSTAEQVTDVSGRGVGMDVVKKNVQALSGQIEISTTPGRGTCVTIRLPLTLAILDGMSVRVGDDVFIVPLNCVVESLQPQPGQVKTLTGDARVVKVRNEYLPLAALYELFSIRADAIEPERGILVLLESEGRKVAIQVDELVGQQQVVIKSLEANYRRVHGVSGATILGDGRVALILDVAELVRGYARAAAA, from the coding sequence ATGAGCAACATCGACCTCAGCCGCTTTCACCAGACCTTCTTCGAGGAAAGCAGGGAAGGCCTGGATGCCATGGAGTCCGCCCTGCTGCGGCTGGACGTCGGCCAGGCCGATGCCGAAACCATCAATCTCATTTTTCGTGCGGCCCATTCGATCAAGGGCGGCGCCGGCACCTTCGGCTTCACCGCCGTGGCCGGCTTCACCCATTTGCTGGAAACCCTGCTGGAGCGCGTGCGCTCCGGCCAGCGTCAGGTCAGCCAGGCCGACGTCGACCTGCTGTTGCGCTCGGTCGACGTGACCCGCGCCATGCTGCGCGCCGCCGATGGCGGTGACGCGGTGGACCTGGACGCGGTGGCCCGCGTCAGCGCCGAACTGGAGCAGGCCCTGGAGCTCAGGTCCACGGTCGCCGCTGTCGCCCCGGCAGCCGTGGCCGCTGCGGCACCGGGCTGGTCGATCCGCTTCCTGCCGAAATCCGAAATCTTCGCCAGCGGCAACGACCCTCTGCGCATCCTGCGCGAGCTGGATCGCCTGGGCGAGGCGTGCATCGCCTGCGACAGCGTTGCGCTGCCGCCCCTGGCGCAGGCCCTGCCCGAGCGGTGCTACCTGTCCTGGACCGTGGAACTGCGCGGCGGCTGCGACGAGGCTGCGATCCGCGAGGTCTTCGCCTGGGTCGAGGATGAATGCGAACTCCATATCCAGGCCCTGGCGGTCCCGCAGGACGAAGTGGCGCCGGCTTCTTCGGCGAAAGCCGAAAAGCCGGTCCTGCGTGTGGTCGAAGGCGGCCGCGAGCCGATGCAGGAGCGCCGCTCGGGTGAGAGCGGCAGCATCCGCGTCGGCACCGACAAGATCGACGCGCTGATCAACCTGGTCGGCGAACTGGTCATCACCCAGGCCATGCTGCAGCAGACCGCCACCAGCCTGGACCCGGTGCTGAACGAAAAGCTGCTGCAGGGCCTGTCCCTGCTGGACCGCAATACCCGCATGCTGCAGGAGGCGGTGATGTCCACCCGCATGCTGCCGGTGGACGCGGTGTTCAGCCGCTTCCCGCGCATGGTGCGCGACCTCGCCGCCAAGCTCGGCAAGCAGATCCGCCTGGAGACGGTCGGCGAGGGCACCGAGCTGGACAAGGGCGTGATCGAGCGCATCGCCGATCCGCTGACCCACCTGGTGCGCAACTCCCTGGATCATGGCCTGGAGGGCACCGGGCAGCGCATCGCCGCCGGCAAGGACCCCACCGGCACGATCACCCTGCGCGCCGCCCACCAGGGCGGCCATATCGTGATCGAGGTGCGCGACGACGGTCGCGGCCTGGATCGCGAGCGCATCCTGTCCAAGGCACTGGAGCGGGGACTGGCGGTACCGCCCAACCCCTCCGACGCCGATGTCTGGCAGCTGATCTTCGCCCCCGGATTTTCCACCGCCGAGCAGGTCACCGACGTGTCCGGCCGTGGCGTCGGCATGGACGTGGTCAAGAAGAACGTGCAGGCCCTGAGCGGCCAGATCGAGATTTCGACCACCCCGGGTCGCGGCACCTGCGTGACCATCCGCCTGCCGCTGACGCTGGCGATCCTCGACGGCATGTCGGTGCGCGTCGGCGACGACGTCTTCATCGTGCCGCTGAACTGCGTGGTGGAGTCGCTGCAGCCGCAGCCGGGCCAGGTCAAGACCCTGACCGGCGACGCCCGCGTGGTCAAGGTGCGCAACGAATACCTGCCGCTGGCGGCGCTGTACGAACTGTTCAGCATCCGCGCCGACGCCATCGAGCCGGAGCGCGGCATCCTCGTGCTGCTGGAATCAGAGGGCCGCAAGGTCGCCATCCAGGTCGACGAACTGGTCGGCCAGCAGCAGGTGGTGATCAAGTCGCTCGAAGCCAACTACCGCCGCGTGCACGGCGTTTCCGGGGCCACCATCCTCGGCGACGGCCGTGTCGCTTTGATCCTCGATGTCGCGGAACTGGTGCGCGGCTACGCGCGCGCCGCCGCGGCCTGA
- a CDS encoding chemotaxis protein CheW: MTAATPSAPAEARNPAPADGGMPNEFLTFTLGEEEYGVDILKVQEIRGYDTVTKVPNAPAFIKGVINLRGTIVPVVDLRLKFSLQRADYNEFTVMIILNVARRVVGVVVDGVSDVMQLTPEQIRPAPEFGSGINTKFITGIGALDQRMLILMDIEKLMSSEDMALMDSASVH; the protein is encoded by the coding sequence ATGACCGCAGCCACCCCCAGCGCCCCGGCGGAAGCCCGCAACCCGGCACCCGCCGACGGCGGCATGCCGAACGAATTCCTCACCTTCACCCTGGGCGAGGAGGAGTACGGCGTCGACATCCTCAAGGTGCAGGAGATCCGCGGCTACGACACCGTCACCAAGGTGCCGAACGCCCCCGCCTTCATCAAGGGCGTGATCAACCTGCGCGGCACCATCGTGCCGGTGGTGGACCTGCGGCTGAAGTTCAGCCTGCAGCGCGCCGACTACAACGAATTCACCGTGATGATCATCCTCAACGTCGCGCGCCGCGTCGTCGGCGTGGTCGTCGACGGGGTCTCCGACGTCATGCAGCTGACACCGGAGCAGATTCGGCCGGCGCCCGAGTTCGGCTCGGGCATCAACACGAAATTCATCACCGGCATCGGTGCGCTGGACCAGCGGATGCTGATCCTGATGGACATCGAGAAGCTGATGAGCAGCGAAGACATGGCGCTGATGGACAGCGCATCCGTTCATTGA
- a CDS encoding methyl-accepting chemotaxis protein, which produces MKARSTPKSAAKSRAQSAARPRRAVAAPKKKSAPASKSRSVAKATSAAAVELADLRGQIAAIGKAQAVIEFTLDGKILTANDNFLGAVGYTLDEIRGQHHSMFADPVYRASPEYRAFWDKLGRGEYDAGQYRRIAKGGREIWIQASYNPIFDASGKPFKVVKYATDITAQKLQAADSAGQLAAIGKAQAVIEFTLDGKILTANDNFLAALGYTLDEIRGQHHSMFADPVYRASPEYRAFWEKLGRGEYDAGQYKRVAKGGREIWIQASYNPIHDMNGKPFKVVKYATDITAQKLQAADYSGQLAAIGKAQAVIEFDLTGRIQVANDNFLNTLGYTMDEVRGQHHSMFVDPIERGSPEYRAFWDKLGRGEFDAGQYKRVGRGGKEIWIQASYNPIFDMNGKPFKVVKYATDITEQKQAVNEVQRVLSALSRGDLTESMSGNYSGDFGRMKADANATVQQLTQIISQIKNATETINVASREITAGNTDLSARTEQQAASLEETASSMEELTSTVKQNAENAKQANQLAIGASDIAVKGGSVVSQVVTTMAAINESSKKIVDIISVIDGIAFQTNILALNAAVEAARAGEQGRGFAVVAAEVRSLAQRSAGAAKEIKTLIGDSVEKVGNGSKLVEQAGRTMDEIVTSVKRVTDIMSEITAASQEQSQGIEQVNQTITQMDEVTQQNAALVEEATAAARSLEEQAGGLQASVARFRLDEQDVAPAPAATAPLRAPVPKAAPARPAARPAAPAARRPAAAARNGAGERHDEQWTEF; this is translated from the coding sequence ATGAAAGCCAGATCCACACCGAAATCCGCGGCCAAGTCCCGGGCCCAGTCAGCAGCCAGGCCCCGTCGTGCCGTCGCCGCGCCGAAGAAGAAGTCCGCTCCGGCCTCCAAGTCCAGGTCCGTGGCCAAGGCCACCTCCGCCGCCGCCGTGGAGCTGGCCGACCTGCGTGGCCAGATCGCCGCGATCGGCAAGGCCCAGGCGGTGATCGAGTTCACGCTGGACGGCAAGATCCTCACCGCCAACGACAACTTCCTCGGCGCCGTGGGCTACACGCTGGACGAGATCCGTGGCCAGCATCACTCGATGTTCGCCGACCCGGTGTACCGCGCCAGCCCCGAGTACCGCGCGTTCTGGGACAAGCTGGGCCGTGGCGAATACGACGCCGGCCAGTACAGGCGCATCGCCAAGGGCGGCCGCGAAATCTGGATCCAGGCCAGCTACAACCCGATCTTCGACGCGAGTGGGAAGCCGTTCAAGGTGGTCAAGTACGCCACCGACATCACCGCGCAGAAGCTGCAGGCGGCCGACTCCGCCGGTCAGCTGGCCGCCATCGGCAAGGCCCAGGCGGTGATCGAGTTCACGCTGGACGGCAAGATCCTCACTGCCAACGACAATTTCCTCGCGGCCCTGGGCTACACGCTGGACGAAATCCGCGGCCAGCATCACTCGATGTTCGCCGACCCGGTGTACCGCGCCAGCCCCGAGTACCGCGCGTTCTGGGAGAAGCTGGGCCGCGGCGAATACGACGCCGGCCAGTACAAGCGCGTCGCCAAGGGCGGCCGAGAGATCTGGATCCAGGCCAGCTACAACCCGATCCACGACATGAACGGCAAGCCCTTCAAGGTCGTGAAGTACGCCACCGACATCACCGCGCAGAAGCTGCAGGCGGCCGACTACTCCGGCCAGCTGGCGGCGATCGGCAAGGCGCAGGCGGTGATCGAGTTCGATCTCACCGGCCGCATCCAGGTCGCCAACGACAACTTCCTCAATACGCTGGGCTACACGATGGACGAGGTGCGGGGTCAGCATCACTCGATGTTCGTGGATCCGATCGAGCGCGGCAGCCCCGAGTACCGTGCGTTCTGGGACAAGCTGGGCCGCGGTGAGTTCGACGCCGGCCAGTACAAGCGCGTCGGCAGGGGCGGCAAGGAGATCTGGATCCAGGCGTCCTACAACCCGATCTTCGACATGAACGGCAAGCCGTTCAAGGTGGTCAAGTACGCCACCGACATCACCGAGCAGAAGCAGGCGGTGAACGAGGTCCAGCGCGTGCTGAGCGCCCTGTCCAGGGGCGACCTCACCGAGAGCATGAGCGGCAACTACAGCGGCGACTTCGGCCGCATGAAGGCCGACGCCAATGCCACGGTGCAGCAGCTGACCCAGATCATCAGCCAGATCAAGAACGCCACCGAGACGATCAACGTCGCCTCGCGCGAGATCACGGCCGGCAACACCGACCTGTCGGCGCGCACCGAGCAGCAGGCGGCGAGCCTGGAGGAAACCGCCTCCAGCATGGAAGAGCTGACCTCCACGGTGAAGCAGAACGCCGAGAACGCCAAGCAGGCCAACCAGCTGGCGATCGGCGCCAGCGACATCGCGGTCAAGGGCGGCTCGGTGGTCAGCCAGGTGGTGACCACCATGGCGGCGATCAACGAGTCCTCGAAGAAGATCGTGGACATCATCAGCGTCATCGACGGCATCGCCTTCCAGACCAACATCCTGGCGCTGAACGCCGCGGTGGAAGCCGCCCGTGCCGGCGAGCAGGGCCGCGGCTTCGCGGTGGTGGCGGCCGAGGTGCGCAGCCTGGCGCAGCGTTCCGCCGGTGCCGCCAAGGAGATCAAGACCCTGATCGGCGACTCCGTGGAGAAGGTCGGCAACGGTTCCAAGCTGGTCGAGCAGGCCGGGCGCACCATGGACGAGATCGTGACCAGCGTGAAGCGCGTGACCGACATCATGTCGGAGATCACCGCCGCCTCGCAGGAGCAGAGCCAGGGCATCGAGCAGGTCAACCAGACCATCACGCAGATGGACGAGGTGACCCAGCAGAACGCCGCGCTGGTGGAGGAAGCCACCGCCGCCGCCCGTTCGCTGGAAGAGCAGGCCGGCGGACTGCAGGCTTCGGTCGCCCGCTTCCGCCTCGACGAACAGGACGTGGCGCCCGCCCCGGCGGCTACGGCTCCGCTGCGTGCGCCGGTGCCCAAGGCCGCTCCGGCGCGCCCCGCGGCACGCCCGGCAGCACCCGCTGCGCGCCGCCCGGCCGCAGCGGCTCGCAATGGCGCCGGCGAGCGCCACGACGAGCAGTGGACCGAATTCTGA